The Pseudomonas asiatica genome has a segment encoding these proteins:
- a CDS encoding error-prone DNA polymerase, with protein sequence MNTPGYAELHCLSNFSFQRGASSADELFRRAREQGYQALAITDECTLAGIVRAWQAAKEHQLRLIVGSEVQLQDGPRLVLLVQDLVGYQNLCALITRARRRAQKGEYQLFRDDLQQHHQGLLALWIADDSGDATPGQWLHGVFGERLWLAVHLHRGSDDTLRLERLRSLAARVGIRAVACGDVHMHVRGRRALQDCMTAIRQHCLVAEAGRFLFANGERHLRSQAQLGELYPADLLAETLAIAARCQFELSELKYQYPRELVPQGHSPASWLRELCQQGLPSRWPDGPSSKVRDVLAKELALIEELGYESYFLTVHDIVAFARSQRILCQGRGSAANSVVCFVLGITELDPMQHHLLFERFLSRERNEPPDIDVDFEHDRREEVIQYVFRRYGRHRAALTAVVNTYHAAGAVRDVARVLGLPADQVDALAKCCGRWSDRIPDDQRLAEAGFEAGSPSLRRVLVLAGELIGFPRHLSQHPGGFVISQQPLDELVPVENAAMPERTVIQWDKDDLDMVGLLKVDVLALGMLSALRRCFDLLQRHRGRHLTLATIPAEDPATYAMISRAETMGVFQIESRAQMAMLPRLRPVKFYDLVIEVAIVRPGPIQGDMVHPYLRRRLKQEPVTYPSPQLKEVFERTLGVPLFQEQVMELAMVAADYTPGEADQLRRSMAAWKRHGGLEPHRERLVQGMLRNGYDLAFAERIFEQIKGFGSYGFPESHAASFALLCYASSWLKCHEPAIFTCALVNSWPMGFYSPDQLLQEARRQGIEVRPVDVCHSDWDCTLEPEPGEVLAIRMGLRLVRGLAEADARRLEQARAQRPWRDVEDLCLRAGLDSRARAHLADAGALRALASDRHQARWQVAAVQPQLPLFADIEALPESTVELPVPSVAEDLMADYQALGTTLGPHPLTLLRSRLRALGCRSSRELQDVGHGDNIAVAGLVVGRQRPQTASGVTFVTLEDEHGMVNVVVWRALAERQRRALVGSQLLKVSGRLEQENGVRHLIARRLEDVSPLLQGLDVRSRDFH encoded by the coding sequence ATGAACACCCCGGGTTATGCCGAGCTGCACTGCCTGTCCAACTTCAGCTTCCAGCGCGGCGCGTCGAGCGCCGACGAGCTGTTCCGGCGCGCGCGTGAACAGGGCTACCAGGCGCTGGCGATCACCGACGAATGTACCCTGGCCGGTATCGTCCGTGCCTGGCAGGCGGCCAAGGAACACCAGCTGCGGCTGATCGTGGGCAGTGAAGTGCAGTTGCAGGACGGCCCCAGGCTGGTGCTGCTGGTGCAGGACCTGGTCGGCTACCAGAACCTGTGCGCGCTGATCACCCGGGCCCGGCGGCGGGCGCAGAAGGGCGAGTACCAACTGTTTCGCGATGACCTGCAGCAGCACCATCAGGGCCTGCTGGCATTGTGGATAGCTGATGACAGCGGCGATGCCACGCCCGGGCAGTGGCTGCACGGCGTGTTCGGCGAGCGCCTGTGGCTGGCCGTGCACCTGCACCGCGGCAGTGACGATACCTTGCGCCTTGAACGCTTGCGTAGCCTGGCGGCCAGGGTCGGCATCCGCGCCGTGGCCTGTGGCGACGTGCACATGCACGTGCGCGGTCGTCGCGCCCTGCAAGATTGCATGACCGCCATTCGCCAGCATTGCCTGGTGGCCGAGGCGGGGCGCTTCCTGTTTGCCAATGGCGAGCGGCACCTGCGCAGCCAGGCGCAACTGGGCGAACTCTATCCCGCCGACCTGCTGGCCGAGACCCTGGCCATCGCTGCGCGCTGCCAGTTCGAACTGAGCGAATTGAAATACCAGTACCCACGCGAACTGGTGCCCCAGGGGCATAGCCCGGCGAGCTGGTTGCGCGAATTGTGCCAGCAGGGTTTGCCGTCGCGCTGGCCAGACGGGCCGAGCAGCAAGGTGAGGGATGTGCTGGCCAAGGAGCTGGCGCTGATCGAGGAGCTGGGCTACGAAAGCTACTTCCTGACTGTGCACGACATCGTCGCCTTCGCCCGCAGCCAGCGCATTCTGTGCCAGGGGCGGGGCTCGGCTGCCAACTCGGTGGTGTGCTTCGTGCTGGGCATCACCGAGCTCGACCCCATGCAACACCACCTGTTGTTCGAGCGCTTCCTGTCGCGCGAGCGCAACGAGCCGCCGGACATCGACGTGGACTTCGAGCACGACCGGCGCGAGGAGGTGATCCAGTATGTGTTCCGCCGCTATGGCCGGCACCGGGCGGCGCTCACTGCGGTGGTCAACACCTACCATGCTGCCGGTGCGGTGCGGGATGTGGCGCGGGTGCTGGGGCTGCCGGCCGACCAAGTGGACGCCCTGGCCAAATGCTGCGGCCGCTGGAGCGATCGCATACCCGATGACCAGCGCCTGGCCGAGGCCGGTTTCGAGGCGGGCAGCCCTTCGCTGCGCCGGGTGCTGGTGCTGGCCGGCGAACTGATCGGCTTCCCCCGGCACCTGTCACAGCACCCGGGCGGCTTCGTCATCTCGCAGCAACCCCTGGACGAGCTGGTGCCGGTGGAGAATGCCGCGATGCCGGAGCGCACGGTGATCCAGTGGGACAAGGACGACCTGGACATGGTCGGCCTGCTCAAGGTCGACGTGCTGGCGCTGGGCATGCTCAGCGCCTTGCGCCGTTGCTTCGACCTGCTGCAACGCCACCGTGGCCGGCACCTGACCCTGGCGACCATCCCCGCCGAAGACCCGGCCACCTACGCGATGATCAGCCGTGCCGAGACCATGGGCGTGTTCCAGATCGAGTCGCGCGCGCAAATGGCCATGTTGCCGCGGCTGCGGCCCGTAAAGTTCTACGACCTGGTCATCGAGGTGGCCATCGTCCGCCCCGGGCCGATCCAGGGCGACATGGTCCACCCTTACCTGCGCCGGCGGCTGAAGCAGGAGCCGGTGACGTACCCCTCGCCGCAACTGAAGGAAGTGTTCGAGCGTACCTTGGGCGTGCCGCTGTTCCAGGAGCAGGTGATGGAACTGGCGATGGTCGCGGCCGACTACACCCCGGGCGAGGCCGACCAGTTGCGCCGCAGCATGGCCGCCTGGAAGCGTCACGGCGGCCTGGAGCCGCACCGCGAGCGGCTGGTGCAGGGCATGTTGCGCAATGGTTACGACTTGGCGTTTGCCGAGCGCATCTTCGAGCAGATCAAGGGCTTTGGCAGCTATGGCTTTCCGGAGTCGCACGCGGCCAGCTTTGCCTTGTTGTGCTATGCCAGCAGTTGGCTCAAGTGCCATGAACCGGCGATTTTCACCTGCGCGCTGGTCAACAGCTGGCCCATGGGCTTCTACAGCCCCGATCAGTTGCTGCAAGAGGCCCGGCGCCAGGGTATCGAGGTCAGGCCGGTGGATGTGTGCCACAGTGACTGGGACTGCACGCTCGAGCCTGAGCCTGGAGAGGTGCTGGCCATTCGCATGGGCTTGCGCCTGGTGCGCGGCCTTGCCGAGGCCGATGCCAGGCGCCTGGAGCAGGCGAGGGCGCAGCGACCATGGCGCGATGTCGAAGACCTGTGCCTGCGTGCCGGGCTCGATTCGCGCGCCCGCGCTCACCTGGCCGATGCCGGCGCGCTGCGCGCCTTGGCCAGCGACCGGCACCAGGCGCGCTGGCAGGTGGCGGCGGTGCAGCCGCAGCTGCCTTTGTTCGCCGATATCGAGGCCTTGCCGGAAAGCACCGTCGAACTGCCCGTTCCCAGCGTGGCAGAGGACCTGATGGCCGATTACCAGGCCCTGGGTACCACGCTTGGGCCGCATCCCTTGACCTTGCTGCGCTCACGCCTGCGGGCGCTGGGCTGTCGCAGTTCGCGCGAGCTGCAAGATGTCGGGCATGGTGACAACATTGCCGTGGCCGGGTTGGTGGTGGGCCGCCAGCGGCCCCAGACCGCCAGTGGCGTGACCTTCGTCACCCTGGAGGACGAGCACGGCATGGTCAATGTGGTGGTGTGGCGGGCGCTTGCCGAACGGCAGCGGCGGGCGCTGGTGGGGTCGCAGTTGCTCAAGGTCAGCGGGCGGCTGGAGCAGGAGAATGGCGTGCGCCACCTGATAGCACGGCGGCTG
- a CDS encoding HAD family hydrolase: MLTALLFDLDGTLTDTDTLHLQAFRQLLREHDGRELSQAQFDAQVSGRANGELFAELFAGASAEQCQELADRKEALFRDMSPALEPMPGLVRLLEHARAHDIGMCVVTNAPRLNAEHMLNAMGLGQRFEHVLVAEELARPKPDPLPYLTGLQRLGAEAGQALAFEDSLPGVAAASGAGIFTVGVATTQTPERLLAAGAKLVVRDFNDPALWTLIGSMQ, translated from the coding sequence ATGCTGACTGCCCTGCTGTTCGACCTCGACGGAACCCTCACCGACACTGACACCTTGCACCTGCAGGCCTTTCGCCAACTGCTGCGCGAGCATGACGGCCGCGAGCTGAGCCAGGCGCAGTTCGATGCCCAGGTCAGCGGCCGCGCCAACGGCGAGCTGTTCGCCGAGCTGTTTGCCGGTGCCAGTGCCGAGCAGTGCCAGGAGCTGGCCGACCGCAAGGAGGCACTGTTCCGCGACATGTCGCCGGCTCTCGAGCCGATGCCGGGCCTTGTGCGCCTGCTGGAACATGCCCGGGCTCATGACATCGGCATGTGCGTGGTGACCAACGCACCGCGGCTGAACGCCGAGCACATGTTGAACGCCATGGGGCTGGGCCAGCGCTTCGAGCATGTGCTGGTGGCCGAGGAACTGGCACGGCCCAAGCCGGACCCGCTGCCTTACCTGACCGGGTTGCAGCGGCTGGGTGCCGAGGCCGGGCAGGCACTGGCCTTCGAGGATTCGCTGCCGGGGGTGGCGGCAGCGAGTGGCGCGGGGATCTTTACCGTGGGCGTGGCCACTACCCAGACGCCAGAGCGGTTGCTGGCGGCGGGGGCGAAGCTGGTTGTCCGTGACTTCAACGACCCGGCGTTGTGGACCTTGATCGGATCCATGCAATGA
- the lexA gene encoding transcriptional repressor LexA — MCSMDNLTPKRRAIFEFIRERIADHGQPPSLADIATRFGFASRSVARKHITALCQAGYIDVTPNQARGIRLAERLRRPEILEVPVLGQVAAGAPIGPDLDIHEQLLLDPSLFRRTPDYLLKVRGDSMIDDGIFDGDLVGILQQADARDGQIVVARLDGEVTIKRLQRQGGNYRLLPRNPAYAPIDVRPEQEFFIEGVFCGLLRRD; from the coding sequence ATGTGCTCCATGGACAATCTTACCCCAAAACGCCGCGCCATCTTCGAGTTCATCCGTGAGCGCATCGCCGACCACGGCCAGCCGCCGAGCCTGGCCGATATCGCCACGCGCTTCGGTTTTGCCTCGCGCAGTGTCGCGCGCAAGCACATCACCGCCCTGTGCCAGGCCGGCTACATCGACGTCACGCCGAACCAGGCGCGGGGCATACGCCTGGCCGAACGGCTGCGCCGCCCGGAAATCCTCGAAGTGCCGGTGCTGGGCCAGGTGGCGGCAGGTGCCCCCATCGGCCCGGACCTCGACATTCACGAGCAGTTGCTGCTCGACCCCAGCCTGTTCCGCCGTACCCCTGACTACCTGCTGAAGGTGCGTGGCGACTCGATGATCGACGACGGCATTTTCGACGGCGACCTGGTCGGCATCCTCCAGCAGGCCGACGCTCGCGATGGCCAGATCGTGGTCGCGCGCCTGGACGGCGAGGTGACCATCAAGCGCCTGCAGCGCCAGGGTGGCAATTACCGGCTGTTGCCACGCAACCCGGCCTATGCGCCTATCGATGTGCGGCCTGAACAGGAGTTCTTCATCGAAGGCGTGTTCTGCGGCTTGCTGAGGCGTGACTGA
- the imuA gene encoding translesion DNA synthesis-associated protein ImuA codes for MGAVVDLDRLLDQRRVWRGRQAQARPLGLQPTGHAALDQCLPEGGWPAAALSELLLASPGCGELQLLWPTLARLSAEASRIVLVAPPFIPYAPAWQAAGVDLRWLVQVDAAPADALWAAEQCLRSGSCAAVLCWPERADDRALRRLQVAAETGQALAFACRPQQAAHNPSPAALRIAVDTRPAQWRVLKSRGGMPPALPIACPGRG; via the coding sequence ATGGGCGCGGTGGTCGACCTCGACAGGTTGCTCGACCAGCGCCGGGTATGGCGCGGTCGGCAGGCCCAGGCGCGGCCGCTCGGCCTGCAGCCCACAGGCCATGCCGCCCTTGACCAATGCCTGCCGGAAGGCGGCTGGCCGGCGGCTGCGCTCAGCGAACTGTTGCTGGCCAGCCCCGGCTGTGGCGAATTGCAGCTGCTGTGGCCAACCCTGGCCCGCTTGAGCGCTGAAGCCAGCCGAATCGTGCTGGTGGCACCGCCATTCATTCCTTACGCCCCGGCCTGGCAGGCCGCGGGGGTAGACCTGCGCTGGCTGGTACAGGTGGACGCCGCACCTGCCGATGCCCTGTGGGCCGCCGAGCAGTGCCTGCGCTCCGGCAGTTGCGCGGCGGTGCTGTGCTGGCCGGAACGTGCCGATGACCGCGCCCTGCGGCGCTTGCAGGTGGCTGCCGAAACCGGGCAGGCGCTGGCCTTCGCCTGCCGGCCGCAACAGGCGGCGCACAACCCTTCGCCCGCAGCGCTGCGCATTGCCGTCGACACCCGCCCGGCACAATGGCGCGTGCTGAAAAGCCGTGGCGGCATGCCCCCGGCGCTGCCCATCGCCTGCCCGGGGCGGGGCTGA
- a CDS encoding Y-family DNA polymerase, whose product MLWACILLPQLALDTVLRERDDPDTPLVLLGGPTQRRVLQAVNPAAAALGLRAGQTLTAARALADGFSCVEADPRRIDQVQQLLAAWAYRFSAQVSLHYPRALLLEVGSSLQLFGPWPLFEARLRQELAELGLRQRIVLASNPVAARMLANAHDGLAVSDADATRAALLGMPIERIGLPAPAAEAFARMGLRQLSQVLALPRDSLARRFPAQVQLHLDQLLGLRNLGLGFYQPPDRFEARLELNFDVESHQALLFPLRRMLNDLAAFLAGRDCGVQRFCLHLEHAEGPDTLLQVGLLAAERDAAMLFELARGRLEPLRIPAPVRNLRLVAEDLPPFVPQHQALFDPRAQQAQPWEQLRERLRARLGDEAVKGLSAAADHRPECAWQAVEQGAQGNMPVVPGSRPGWLLSAPMALDEGGYRLQGHAERIESGWWDGGDVRRDYYRIETRDGLRGWAYRDLGKAGPLWLQGWFA is encoded by the coding sequence ATGCTCTGGGCCTGCATCCTGCTTCCGCAGCTGGCGCTGGACACGGTCCTGCGTGAGCGTGACGACCCTGATACACCCCTGGTGCTGCTTGGCGGGCCGACCCAGCGACGCGTGCTGCAGGCGGTCAACCCGGCGGCGGCCGCGCTCGGCCTGCGGGCCGGGCAAACCCTGACGGCGGCGCGTGCGCTGGCCGATGGCTTCAGCTGCGTCGAAGCCGACCCCAGGCGCATCGACCAGGTGCAGCAGTTGCTGGCAGCCTGGGCCTACCGCTTCAGTGCCCAGGTCAGCCTGCACTACCCACGGGCGCTGTTGCTGGAGGTGGGCTCCAGCCTGCAACTGTTCGGCCCCTGGCCGCTGTTCGAGGCACGCCTGCGCCAGGAACTGGCGGAACTGGGCTTGCGCCAACGCATCGTCCTGGCCAGCAACCCGGTGGCGGCGCGCATGCTCGCCAACGCTCACGATGGCCTGGCCGTGAGTGACGCCGATGCCACCCGTGCGGCGCTGCTGGGCATGCCCATCGAGCGTATCGGCCTGCCTGCGCCGGCTGCCGAGGCCTTTGCCCGCATGGGCCTGCGCCAGTTGAGCCAGGTGCTGGCCTTGCCCCGCGACAGCCTGGCCAGGCGCTTTCCGGCCCAGGTGCAGCTGCACCTTGACCAGTTGCTCGGCCTGCGCAACCTGGGGCTGGGCTTCTACCAGCCGCCGGACCGTTTCGAAGCCCGGCTGGAGCTGAACTTCGACGTCGAATCGCACCAGGCCCTGCTGTTCCCGCTGCGGCGCATGCTCAACGACCTTGCCGCGTTCCTCGCCGGGCGTGACTGTGGCGTGCAGCGTTTCTGCCTGCACCTGGAGCACGCCGAAGGGCCGGATACCTTGCTGCAGGTAGGCCTGCTGGCCGCCGAACGCGATGCGGCAATGTTGTTCGAACTGGCGCGCGGGCGCCTGGAACCGCTGCGCATTCCCGCACCGGTGCGCAACCTGCGGCTGGTTGCCGAGGACCTGCCACCCTTCGTGCCGCAACACCAGGCATTGTTCGACCCGCGTGCGCAACAGGCGCAACCTTGGGAACAATTGCGCGAACGGCTGCGCGCCCGCTTGGGGGATGAGGCGGTCAAGGGCCTGAGCGCGGCAGCCGATCATCGCCCCGAGTGTGCCTGGCAAGCGGTAGAGCAGGGTGCCCAGGGCAACATGCCGGTCGTTCCTGGCAGCCGCCCTGGCTGGCTGCTGTCGGCCCCCATGGCGCTGGACGAAGGCGGCTATCGCCTGCAAGGCCATGCCGAGCGCATCGAGTCGGGCTGGTGGGATGGCGGCGATGTGCGCCGCGACTATTACCGCATCGAAACCCGCGACGGCCTGCGCGGCTGGGCCTATCGCGACCTGGGCAAGGCCGGCCCGTTGTGGCTGCAGGGCTGGTTCGCATGA
- a CDS encoding DUF2790 domain-containing protein translates to MTFIKAIAIATLTFGSSVGAFAQTASPYQYGMNLDIAQVIAVEASGHATDHADTATLTYRDSDGKVQKISYLRPAASANQN, encoded by the coding sequence ATGACCTTCATCAAAGCAATCGCCATCGCCACCCTGACCTTTGGCAGCAGCGTCGGCGCCTTCGCCCAGACCGCCTCCCCGTACCAGTACGGCATGAACCTGGATATCGCCCAAGTGATCGCGGTGGAGGCCTCGGGCCACGCCACCGACCACGCCGACACCGCCACCCTCACCTACCGTGACAGCGACGGCAAGGTGCAGAAGATCAGCTACCTGCGCCCAGCCGCCTCCGCCAACCAGAACTGA
- a CDS encoding LysR family transcriptional regulator, with product MLIDEELTLKKLETFLAFMRTGNLGRAAAELATSAVSVHRAIHSLESALRCPLFKHEGRQLIPLESAYVLEKKARQLIQDAEQMVRLTREAAGFYAERFRLGALYSLTVKTVPKLVMGLKLRRSELNIDLTLGSNVDLLQRLKNHELEAILVSLDESVSDPACEQLPLFSDDIFLAVPIDSPFAEQAEVDLADLADSTFITLTQGFATHRDGARVFQQAGFEPKVAMQVNDIFTLLSMVSSGVGFALLPGRIAAVYENRVRLIALKPQYRLQQYIGVVFLKAREREPNLLALLAECRMYSLER from the coding sequence ATGCTGATCGACGAAGAACTGACCCTCAAGAAGCTGGAAACCTTCCTCGCCTTCATGCGCACCGGCAACCTCGGCCGCGCCGCCGCCGAGCTGGCCACCAGCGCCGTCAGCGTGCACCGTGCCATCCACTCGCTGGAAAGCGCACTGCGCTGCCCGCTGTTCAAGCACGAAGGCCGCCAGCTGATCCCGCTGGAAAGCGCCTACGTGCTGGAAAAGAAAGCCCGCCAGCTGATCCAGGACGCCGAGCAGATGGTCCGCCTTACCCGCGAGGCCGCCGGCTTCTACGCCGAGCGCTTCCGCCTGGGCGCGCTCTACTCGCTGACGGTGAAAACCGTGCCCAAGCTGGTCATGGGCCTCAAGCTGCGCCGCAGCGAACTCAACATCGACCTGACCCTGGGCTCCAACGTCGACCTGCTGCAGCGCCTGAAGAACCACGAGCTGGAGGCCATCCTCGTGTCGCTCGACGAAAGCGTCAGCGACCCGGCCTGCGAGCAGCTGCCGCTGTTTTCCGACGATATCTTCCTTGCCGTGCCCATCGATTCGCCCTTCGCCGAGCAGGCCGAGGTGGACCTGGCCGACCTGGCCGACTCCACCTTCATCACCCTGACCCAGGGCTTTGCCACCCACCGCGATGGCGCCCGGGTGTTCCAGCAGGCCGGCTTCGAACCCAAGGTGGCCATGCAGGTGAACGATATCTTCACCCTGCTGAGCATGGTCAGCTCGGGCGTGGGCTTTGCCCTGCTGCCCGGGCGTATCGCGGCGGTGTACGAAAACCGGGTCAGGTTGATTGCCCTGAAACCGCAATATCGCTTGCAACAGTATATCGGCGTGGTGTTCCTCAAGGCGCGGGAGCGGGAGCCGAACCTGCTGGCGTTGCTTGCGGAATGCAGGATGTACAGCCTGGAGCGCTGA